The proteins below come from a single Balaenoptera acutorostrata chromosome 2, mBalAcu1.1, whole genome shotgun sequence genomic window:
- the LOC102997200 gene encoding 60S acidic ribosomal protein P0-like → MPREDRATWKSNYFLKIIQLLDDYPKCFIVGADNVGSKQMQQIRMSLRGKAVVLMGKNTMMRKAIRGHLENNPALEKLLPHIRGNVGFVFTKEDLTEIRDMLLAKKVPAAARAGATAPREVTVPAQNTGPGPEKTSFFQALGITTKISRGTIEILSDVQLIKTGDEVGASEAMSLNMLNISPFSFGRVIQQVFDNGSIYNPEVLDITEETLHSRFLEGVRSVASICLQTGYPTVASVPHSIIRGYKRVLALSVETDYTFPLAEKVKAFLADPSAFVAAATTVAPAAAAAAPAKVEAKEESEESDEDMGFGLFD, encoded by the coding sequence ATGCCCAGGGAAGACAGGGCGACCTGGAAGTCCAATTACTTCCTTAAGATCATCCAACTTCTGGATGATTATCCAAAATGCTTCATTGTGGGAGCAGACAATGTGGGCTCCAAGCAGATGCAGCAGATCCGCATGTCTCTCCGAGGGAAGGCCGTGGTACTGATGGGCAAGAATACAATGATGCGCAAGGCCATCCGAGGGCATCTGGAAAACAACCCAGCTTTGGAGAAACTGTTGCCTCACATCCGGGGGAACGTGGGCTTTGTGTTCACCAAGGAGGACCTCACTGAGATCAGGGACATGCTGCTGGCCAAGAAGGTGCCCGCTGCCGCCCGTGCTGGTGCCACAGCCCCACGCGAAGTCACTGTGCCTGCCCAGAACACTGGTCCGGGGCCTGAGAAGACCTCCTTCTTCCAGGCTTTAGGCATCACCACTAAAATCTCCAGGGGCACCATCGAAATCCTGAGTGATGTGCAGCTGATTAAGACTGGAGACGAAGTGGGAGCCAGTGAAGCCATGTCGCTGAACATGCTGAAcatctcccccttctcctttggGCGGGTCATTCAGCAGGTGTTTGACAATGGCAGCATCTACAACCCTGAAGTACTTGACATCACAGAGGAAACTCTACATTCTCGCTTTCTGGAGGGTGTCCGCAGTGTTGCCAGCATATGTCTGCAGACTGGTTACCCAACTGTTGCATCTGTACCCCATTCTATCATCAGGGGGTACAAGCGGGTCCTGGCTTTGTCTGTGGAGACTGATTACACCTTCCCACTTGCTGAAAAGGTCAAGGCCTTCTTGGCTGATCCATCTGCATTTGTGGCTGCTGCCACCACTGTTGctcctgctgctgccgccgcagCCCCAGCCAAGGTTGAAGCAAAGGAAGAGTCGGAGGAGTCGGACGAGGACATGGGATTTGGTCTCTTTGACTAA